A region from the Osmerus eperlanus chromosome 11, fOsmEpe2.1, whole genome shotgun sequence genome encodes:
- the sh3bgr gene encoding SH3 domain-binding glutamic acid-rich protein isoform X23, with product MVIKVFLASSSGSTAIKKKQQDVVGFLEALKVEYSQMDIACNEENRMWMRENVPEEKKPSNGIPLPPQIFNEAGYCGDYETFFDAKEDNQVYAFLGLPPPPGSKKARVEEEEAEEEAEDEEAKEEEDEAAEAEEEGEEE from the exons ATGGTTATTAAAGTTTTCCTCGCATCTTCATCTGGATCGACAGCG ATCAAGAAGAAGCAGCAGGATGTAGTAGGGTTCCTGGAAGCCCTCAAGGTGGAATATTCTCAGATGGACATTGCCTGCAATGAGGAGAACCGCATGTGGATGAGGGAGAACGTTCCTGAGGAGAAAAAGCCCAGCAATGGGATTCCACTGCCCCCTCAGATCTTCAATGAAGCCGGCTACTGTGGG GATTATGAGACGTTCTTCGATGCCAAAGAAGACAACCAGGTGTATGCCTTCCTgggcctgcctcctcctccagggtccaAG aAGGCCCgtgtagaggaggaagaggctgag GAAGAAGCAGAGGATGAAGAGGCAAAG GAGGAAGAAGACGAGGCGGCAGAAGCAGAG gaagagggggaagaggagtaA
- the sh3bgr gene encoding SH3 domain-binding glutamic acid-rich protein isoform X25, with product MVIKVFLASSSGSTAIKKKQQDVVGFLEALKVEYSQMDIACNEENRMWMRENVPEEKKPSNGIPLPPQIFNEAGYCGDYETFFDAKEDNQVYAFLGLPPPPGSKKARVEEEEAEEEAEDEEAKEEGEEE from the exons ATGGTTATTAAAGTTTTCCTCGCATCTTCATCTGGATCGACAGCG ATCAAGAAGAAGCAGCAGGATGTAGTAGGGTTCCTGGAAGCCCTCAAGGTGGAATATTCTCAGATGGACATTGCCTGCAATGAGGAGAACCGCATGTGGATGAGGGAGAACGTTCCTGAGGAGAAAAAGCCCAGCAATGGGATTCCACTGCCCCCTCAGATCTTCAATGAAGCCGGCTACTGTGGG GATTATGAGACGTTCTTCGATGCCAAAGAAGACAACCAGGTGTATGCCTTCCTgggcctgcctcctcctccagggtccaAG aAGGCCCgtgtagaggaggaagaggctgag GAAGAAGCAGAGGATGAAGAGGCAAAG gaagagggggaagaggagtaA
- the sh3bgr gene encoding SH3 domain-binding glutamic acid-rich protein isoform X15 — protein MVIKVFLASSSGSTAIKKKQQDVVGFLEALKVEYSQMDIACNEENRMWMRENVPEEKKPSNGIPLPPQIFNEAGYCGDYETFFDAKEDNQVYAFLGLPPPPGSKEALQAEKALIVENGNDAEEHPDDDTLKKEIPAEECNGGVHGEEEVTEEILSEEGGEVEESGGAEEKAAEEAEGKAAEDETAEDGAAEDETAEDGAAEDEAAEDEAAEDEAAEDEAAEDEEAEESAEDTEEASEDTKARVEEEEAEEEAEDEEAKEEGEEE, from the exons ATGGTTATTAAAGTTTTCCTCGCATCTTCATCTGGATCGACAGCG ATCAAGAAGAAGCAGCAGGATGTAGTAGGGTTCCTGGAAGCCCTCAAGGTGGAATATTCTCAGATGGACATTGCCTGCAATGAGGAGAACCGCATGTGGATGAGGGAGAACGTTCCTGAGGAGAAAAAGCCCAGCAATGGGATTCCACTGCCCCCTCAGATCTTCAATGAAGCCGGCTACTGTGGG GATTATGAGACGTTCTTCGATGCCAAAGAAGACAACCAGGTGTATGCCTTCCTgggcctgcctcctcctccagggtccaAG GAAGCCCTACAGGCTGAAAAGGCTCTTATCGTTGAGAATGGGAATGATGCAGAGGAGCACCCTGATGATGACACACTC AAAAAAGAAATTCCGGCAGAGGAGTGTAACGGAGGAGtacatggagaggaggaggtaacAGAAGAGATACTatcagaggagggaggtgaagtggaggagagtggaggcgcTGAAGAGAAGGCTGCTGAGGAGGCAGAAGGCAAGGCGGCAGAAGACGAGACAGCAGAAGACGGGGCGGCAGAAGACGAGACGGCAGAAGACGGGGCGGCAGAAGACGAGGCGGCAGAAGACGAGGCGGCAGAAGACGAGGCGGCAGAAGACGAGGCGGCAGAAGACGAGGAGGCCGAGGAATCAGCCGAAGACACAGAGGAAGCGTCAGAAGACACT aAGGCCCgtgtagaggaggaagaggctgag GAAGAAGCAGAGGATGAAGAGGCAAAG gaagagggggaagaggagtaA
- the sh3bgr gene encoding SH3 domain-binding glutamic acid-rich protein isoform X9 translates to MVIKVFLASSSGSTAIKKKQQDVVGFLEALKVEYSQMDIACNEENRMWMRENVPEEKKPSNGIPLPPQIFNEAGYCGDYETFFDAKEDNQVYAFLGLPPPPGSKEALQAEKALIVENGNDAEEHPDDDTLKKEIPAEECNGGVHGEEEVTEEILSEEGGEVEESGGAEEKAAEEAEGKAAEDETAEDGAAEDETAEDGAAEDEAAEDEAAEDEAAEDEAAEDEEAEESAEDTEEASEDTKARVEEEEAEEEAEDEEAKEEEDEAAEAEEEGEEE, encoded by the exons ATGGTTATTAAAGTTTTCCTCGCATCTTCATCTGGATCGACAGCG ATCAAGAAGAAGCAGCAGGATGTAGTAGGGTTCCTGGAAGCCCTCAAGGTGGAATATTCTCAGATGGACATTGCCTGCAATGAGGAGAACCGCATGTGGATGAGGGAGAACGTTCCTGAGGAGAAAAAGCCCAGCAATGGGATTCCACTGCCCCCTCAGATCTTCAATGAAGCCGGCTACTGTGGG GATTATGAGACGTTCTTCGATGCCAAAGAAGACAACCAGGTGTATGCCTTCCTgggcctgcctcctcctccagggtccaAG GAAGCCCTACAGGCTGAAAAGGCTCTTATCGTTGAGAATGGGAATGATGCAGAGGAGCACCCTGATGATGACACACTC AAAAAAGAAATTCCGGCAGAGGAGTGTAACGGAGGAGtacatggagaggaggaggtaacAGAAGAGATACTatcagaggagggaggtgaagtggaggagagtggaggcgcTGAAGAGAAGGCTGCTGAGGAGGCAGAAGGCAAGGCGGCAGAAGACGAGACAGCAGAAGACGGGGCGGCAGAAGACGAGACGGCAGAAGACGGGGCGGCAGAAGACGAGGCGGCAGAAGACGAGGCGGCAGAAGACGAGGCGGCAGAAGACGAGGCGGCAGAAGACGAGGAGGCCGAGGAATCAGCCGAAGACACAGAGGAAGCGTCAGAAGACACT aAGGCCCgtgtagaggaggaagaggctgag GAAGAAGCAGAGGATGAAGAGGCAAAG GAGGAAGAAGACGAGGCGGCAGAAGCAGAG gaagagggggaagaggagtaA
- the sh3bgr gene encoding SH3 domain-binding glutamic acid-rich protein isoform X21, whose translation MVIKVFLASSSGSTAIKKKQQDVVGFLEALKVEYSQMDIACNEENRMWMRENVPEEKKPSNGIPLPPQIFNEAGYCGDYETFFDAKEDNQVYAFLGLPPPPGSKKARVEEEEAEEEAEDEEAKGEDDQPVSEEEEDEAAEAEEEGEEE comes from the exons ATGGTTATTAAAGTTTTCCTCGCATCTTCATCTGGATCGACAGCG ATCAAGAAGAAGCAGCAGGATGTAGTAGGGTTCCTGGAAGCCCTCAAGGTGGAATATTCTCAGATGGACATTGCCTGCAATGAGGAGAACCGCATGTGGATGAGGGAGAACGTTCCTGAGGAGAAAAAGCCCAGCAATGGGATTCCACTGCCCCCTCAGATCTTCAATGAAGCCGGCTACTGTGGG GATTATGAGACGTTCTTCGATGCCAAAGAAGACAACCAGGTGTATGCCTTCCTgggcctgcctcctcctccagggtccaAG aAGGCCCgtgtagaggaggaagaggctgag GAAGAAGCAGAGGATGAAGAGGCAAAG GGAGAAGACGATCAGCCGGTCTCTGAG GAGGAAGAAGACGAGGCGGCAGAAGCAGAG gaagagggggaagaggagtaA
- the sh3bgr gene encoding SH3 domain-binding glutamic acid-rich protein isoform X20, whose protein sequence is MVIKVFLASSSGSTAIKKKQQDVVGFLEALKVEYSQMDIACNEENRMWMRENVPEEKKPSNGIPLPPQIFNEAGYCGDYETFFDAKEDNQVYAFLGLPPPPGSKKARVEEEEAEEEAEDEEAKEEEELLQLEEEEDEAAEAEEEGEEE, encoded by the exons ATGGTTATTAAAGTTTTCCTCGCATCTTCATCTGGATCGACAGCG ATCAAGAAGAAGCAGCAGGATGTAGTAGGGTTCCTGGAAGCCCTCAAGGTGGAATATTCTCAGATGGACATTGCCTGCAATGAGGAGAACCGCATGTGGATGAGGGAGAACGTTCCTGAGGAGAAAAAGCCCAGCAATGGGATTCCACTGCCCCCTCAGATCTTCAATGAAGCCGGCTACTGTGGG GATTATGAGACGTTCTTCGATGCCAAAGAAGACAACCAGGTGTATGCCTTCCTgggcctgcctcctcctccagggtccaAG aAGGCCCgtgtagaggaggaagaggctgag GAAGAAGCAGAGGATGAAGAGGCAAAG GAGGAAGAAGAGCTGCTGCAGCTTGAG GAGGAAGAAGACGAGGCGGCAGAAGCAGAG gaagagggggaagaggagtaA
- the sh3bgr gene encoding SH3 domain-binding glutamic acid-rich protein isoform X24 encodes MVIKVFLASSSGSTAIKKKQQDVVGFLEALKVEYSQMDIACNEENRMWMRENVPEEKKPSNGIPLPPQIFNEAGYCGDYETFFDAKEDNQVYAFLGLPPPPGSKKARVEEEEAEEEAEDEEAKEEEELLQLEEEGEEE; translated from the exons ATGGTTATTAAAGTTTTCCTCGCATCTTCATCTGGATCGACAGCG ATCAAGAAGAAGCAGCAGGATGTAGTAGGGTTCCTGGAAGCCCTCAAGGTGGAATATTCTCAGATGGACATTGCCTGCAATGAGGAGAACCGCATGTGGATGAGGGAGAACGTTCCTGAGGAGAAAAAGCCCAGCAATGGGATTCCACTGCCCCCTCAGATCTTCAATGAAGCCGGCTACTGTGGG GATTATGAGACGTTCTTCGATGCCAAAGAAGACAACCAGGTGTATGCCTTCCTgggcctgcctcctcctccagggtccaAG aAGGCCCgtgtagaggaggaagaggctgag GAAGAAGCAGAGGATGAAGAGGCAAAG GAGGAAGAAGAGCTGCTGCAGCTTGAG gaagagggggaagaggagtaA
- the sh3bgr gene encoding SH3 domain-binding glutamic acid-rich protein isoform X7, producing MVIKVFLASSSGSTAIKKKQQDVVGFLEALKVEYSQMDIACNEENRMWMRENVPEEKKPSNGIPLPPQIFNEAGYCGDYETFFDAKEDNQVYAFLGLPPPPGSKEALQAEKALIVENGNDAEEHPDDDTLKKEIPAEECNGGVHGEEEVTEEILSEEGGEVEESGGAEEKAAEEAEGKAAEDETAEDGAAEDETAEDGAAEDEAAEDEAAEDEAAEDEAAEDEEAEESAEDTEEASEDTKARVEEEEAEEEAEDEEAKGEDDQPVSEEEEELLQLEEEGEEE from the exons ATGGTTATTAAAGTTTTCCTCGCATCTTCATCTGGATCGACAGCG ATCAAGAAGAAGCAGCAGGATGTAGTAGGGTTCCTGGAAGCCCTCAAGGTGGAATATTCTCAGATGGACATTGCCTGCAATGAGGAGAACCGCATGTGGATGAGGGAGAACGTTCCTGAGGAGAAAAAGCCCAGCAATGGGATTCCACTGCCCCCTCAGATCTTCAATGAAGCCGGCTACTGTGGG GATTATGAGACGTTCTTCGATGCCAAAGAAGACAACCAGGTGTATGCCTTCCTgggcctgcctcctcctccagggtccaAG GAAGCCCTACAGGCTGAAAAGGCTCTTATCGTTGAGAATGGGAATGATGCAGAGGAGCACCCTGATGATGACACACTC AAAAAAGAAATTCCGGCAGAGGAGTGTAACGGAGGAGtacatggagaggaggaggtaacAGAAGAGATACTatcagaggagggaggtgaagtggaggagagtggaggcgcTGAAGAGAAGGCTGCTGAGGAGGCAGAAGGCAAGGCGGCAGAAGACGAGACAGCAGAAGACGGGGCGGCAGAAGACGAGACGGCAGAAGACGGGGCGGCAGAAGACGAGGCGGCAGAAGACGAGGCGGCAGAAGACGAGGCGGCAGAAGACGAGGCGGCAGAAGACGAGGAGGCCGAGGAATCAGCCGAAGACACAGAGGAAGCGTCAGAAGACACT aAGGCCCgtgtagaggaggaagaggctgag GAAGAAGCAGAGGATGAAGAGGCAAAG GGAGAAGACGATCAGCCGGTCTCTGAG GAGGAAGAAGAGCTGCTGCAGCTTGAG gaagagggggaagaggagtaA
- the sh3bgr gene encoding SH3 domain-binding glutamic acid-rich protein isoform X10 yields the protein MVIKVFLASSSGSTAIKKKQQDVVGFLEALKVEYSQMDIACNEENRMWMRENVPEEKKPSNGIPLPPQIFNEAGYCGDYETFFDAKEDNQVYAFLGLPPPPGSKKKEIPAEECNGGVHGEEEVTEEILSEEGGEVEESGGAEEKAAEEAEGKAAEDETAEDGAAEDETAEDGAAEDEAAEDEAAEDEAAEDEAAEDEEAEESAEDTEEASEDTKARVEEEEAEEEAEDEEAKGEDDQPVSEEEEDVVSEEEEELLQLEEEEDEAAEAEEEGEEE from the exons ATGGTTATTAAAGTTTTCCTCGCATCTTCATCTGGATCGACAGCG ATCAAGAAGAAGCAGCAGGATGTAGTAGGGTTCCTGGAAGCCCTCAAGGTGGAATATTCTCAGATGGACATTGCCTGCAATGAGGAGAACCGCATGTGGATGAGGGAGAACGTTCCTGAGGAGAAAAAGCCCAGCAATGGGATTCCACTGCCCCCTCAGATCTTCAATGAAGCCGGCTACTGTGGG GATTATGAGACGTTCTTCGATGCCAAAGAAGACAACCAGGTGTATGCCTTCCTgggcctgcctcctcctccagggtccaAG AAAAAAGAAATTCCGGCAGAGGAGTGTAACGGAGGAGtacatggagaggaggaggtaacAGAAGAGATACTatcagaggagggaggtgaagtggaggagagtggaggcgcTGAAGAGAAGGCTGCTGAGGAGGCAGAAGGCAAGGCGGCAGAAGACGAGACAGCAGAAGACGGGGCGGCAGAAGACGAGACGGCAGAAGACGGGGCGGCAGAAGACGAGGCGGCAGAAGACGAGGCGGCAGAAGACGAGGCGGCAGAAGACGAGGCGGCAGAAGACGAGGAGGCCGAGGAATCAGCCGAAGACACAGAGGAAGCGTCAGAAGACACT aAGGCCCgtgtagaggaggaagaggctgag GAAGAAGCAGAGGATGAAGAGGCAAAG GGAGAAGACGATCAGCCGGTCTCTGAG gaggaagaggatgtggTGTCGGAG GAGGAAGAAGAGCTGCTGCAGCTTGAG GAGGAAGAAGACGAGGCGGCAGAAGCAGAG gaagagggggaagaggagtaA
- the sh3bgr gene encoding SH3 domain-binding glutamic acid-rich protein isoform X1, producing the protein MVIKVFLASSSGSTAIKKKQQDVVGFLEALKVEYSQMDIACNEENRMWMRENVPEEKKPSNGIPLPPQIFNEAGYCGDYETFFDAKEDNQVYAFLGLPPPPGSKEALQAEKALIVENGNDAEEHPDDDTLKKEIPAEECNGGVHGEEEVTEEILSEEGGEVEESGGAEEKAAEEAEGKAAEDETAEDGAAEDETAEDGAAEDEAAEDEAAEDEAAEDEAAEDEEAEESAEDTEEASEDTKARVEEEEAEEEAEDEEAKGEDDQPVSEEEEDVVSEEEEELLQLEEEEDEAAEAEEEGEEE; encoded by the exons ATGGTTATTAAAGTTTTCCTCGCATCTTCATCTGGATCGACAGCG ATCAAGAAGAAGCAGCAGGATGTAGTAGGGTTCCTGGAAGCCCTCAAGGTGGAATATTCTCAGATGGACATTGCCTGCAATGAGGAGAACCGCATGTGGATGAGGGAGAACGTTCCTGAGGAGAAAAAGCCCAGCAATGGGATTCCACTGCCCCCTCAGATCTTCAATGAAGCCGGCTACTGTGGG GATTATGAGACGTTCTTCGATGCCAAAGAAGACAACCAGGTGTATGCCTTCCTgggcctgcctcctcctccagggtccaAG GAAGCCCTACAGGCTGAAAAGGCTCTTATCGTTGAGAATGGGAATGATGCAGAGGAGCACCCTGATGATGACACACTC AAAAAAGAAATTCCGGCAGAGGAGTGTAACGGAGGAGtacatggagaggaggaggtaacAGAAGAGATACTatcagaggagggaggtgaagtggaggagagtggaggcgcTGAAGAGAAGGCTGCTGAGGAGGCAGAAGGCAAGGCGGCAGAAGACGAGACAGCAGAAGACGGGGCGGCAGAAGACGAGACGGCAGAAGACGGGGCGGCAGAAGACGAGGCGGCAGAAGACGAGGCGGCAGAAGACGAGGCGGCAGAAGACGAGGCGGCAGAAGACGAGGAGGCCGAGGAATCAGCCGAAGACACAGAGGAAGCGTCAGAAGACACT aAGGCCCgtgtagaggaggaagaggctgag GAAGAAGCAGAGGATGAAGAGGCAAAG GGAGAAGACGATCAGCCGGTCTCTGAG gaggaagaggatgtggTGTCGGAG GAGGAAGAAGAGCTGCTGCAGCTTGAG GAGGAAGAAGACGAGGCGGCAGAAGCAGAG gaagagggggaagaggagtaA
- the sh3bgr gene encoding SH3 domain-binding glutamic acid-rich protein isoform X2 → MVIKVFLASSSGSTAIKKKQQDVVGFLEALKVEYSQMDIACNEENRMWMRENVPEEKKPSNGIPLPPQIFNEAGYCGDYETFFDAKEDNQVYAFLGLPPPPGSKEALQAEKALIVENGNDAEEHPDDDTLKKEIPAEECNGGVHGEEEVTEEILSEEGGEVEESGGAEEKAAEEAEGKAAEDETAEDGAAEDETAEDGAAEDEAAEDEAAEDEAAEDEAAEDEEAEESAEDTEEASEDTARVEEEEAEEEAEDEEAKGEDDQPVSEEEEDVVSEEEEELLQLEEEEDEAAEAEEEGEEE, encoded by the exons ATGGTTATTAAAGTTTTCCTCGCATCTTCATCTGGATCGACAGCG ATCAAGAAGAAGCAGCAGGATGTAGTAGGGTTCCTGGAAGCCCTCAAGGTGGAATATTCTCAGATGGACATTGCCTGCAATGAGGAGAACCGCATGTGGATGAGGGAGAACGTTCCTGAGGAGAAAAAGCCCAGCAATGGGATTCCACTGCCCCCTCAGATCTTCAATGAAGCCGGCTACTGTGGG GATTATGAGACGTTCTTCGATGCCAAAGAAGACAACCAGGTGTATGCCTTCCTgggcctgcctcctcctccagggtccaAG GAAGCCCTACAGGCTGAAAAGGCTCTTATCGTTGAGAATGGGAATGATGCAGAGGAGCACCCTGATGATGACACACTC AAAAAAGAAATTCCGGCAGAGGAGTGTAACGGAGGAGtacatggagaggaggaggtaacAGAAGAGATACTatcagaggagggaggtgaagtggaggagagtggaggcgcTGAAGAGAAGGCTGCTGAGGAGGCAGAAGGCAAGGCGGCAGAAGACGAGACAGCAGAAGACGGGGCGGCAGAAGACGAGACGGCAGAAGACGGGGCGGCAGAAGACGAGGCGGCAGAAGACGAGGCGGCAGAAGACGAGGCGGCAGAAGACGAGGCGGCAGAAGACGAGGAGGCCGAGGAATCAGCCGAAGACACAGAGGAAGCGTCAGAAGACACT GCCCgtgtagaggaggaagaggctgag GAAGAAGCAGAGGATGAAGAGGCAAAG GGAGAAGACGATCAGCCGGTCTCTGAG gaggaagaggatgtggTGTCGGAG GAGGAAGAAGAGCTGCTGCAGCTTGAG GAGGAAGAAGACGAGGCGGCAGAAGCAGAG gaagagggggaagaggagtaA
- the sh3bgr gene encoding SH3 domain-binding glutamic acid-rich protein isoform X4: MVIKVFLASSSGSTAIKKKQQDVVGFLEALKVEYSQMDIACNEENRMWMRENVPEEKKPSNGIPLPPQIFNEAGYCGDYETFFDAKEDNQVYAFLGLPPPPGSKEALQAEKALIVENGNDAEEHPDDDTLKKEIPAEECNGGVHGEEEVTEEILSEEGGEVEESGGAEEKAAEEAEGKAAEDETAEDGAAEDETAEDGAAEDEAAEDEAAEDEAAEDEAAEDEEAEESAEDTEEASEDTKARVEEEEAEEEAEDEEAKGEDDQPVSEEEEDVVSEEEEELLQLEEEGEEE, from the exons ATGGTTATTAAAGTTTTCCTCGCATCTTCATCTGGATCGACAGCG ATCAAGAAGAAGCAGCAGGATGTAGTAGGGTTCCTGGAAGCCCTCAAGGTGGAATATTCTCAGATGGACATTGCCTGCAATGAGGAGAACCGCATGTGGATGAGGGAGAACGTTCCTGAGGAGAAAAAGCCCAGCAATGGGATTCCACTGCCCCCTCAGATCTTCAATGAAGCCGGCTACTGTGGG GATTATGAGACGTTCTTCGATGCCAAAGAAGACAACCAGGTGTATGCCTTCCTgggcctgcctcctcctccagggtccaAG GAAGCCCTACAGGCTGAAAAGGCTCTTATCGTTGAGAATGGGAATGATGCAGAGGAGCACCCTGATGATGACACACTC AAAAAAGAAATTCCGGCAGAGGAGTGTAACGGAGGAGtacatggagaggaggaggtaacAGAAGAGATACTatcagaggagggaggtgaagtggaggagagtggaggcgcTGAAGAGAAGGCTGCTGAGGAGGCAGAAGGCAAGGCGGCAGAAGACGAGACAGCAGAAGACGGGGCGGCAGAAGACGAGACGGCAGAAGACGGGGCGGCAGAAGACGAGGCGGCAGAAGACGAGGCGGCAGAAGACGAGGCGGCAGAAGACGAGGCGGCAGAAGACGAGGAGGCCGAGGAATCAGCCGAAGACACAGAGGAAGCGTCAGAAGACACT aAGGCCCgtgtagaggaggaagaggctgag GAAGAAGCAGAGGATGAAGAGGCAAAG GGAGAAGACGATCAGCCGGTCTCTGAG gaggaagaggatgtggTGTCGGAG GAGGAAGAAGAGCTGCTGCAGCTTGAG gaagagggggaagaggagtaA
- the sh3bgr gene encoding SH3 domain-binding glutamic acid-rich protein isoform X18 — MVIKVFLASSSGSTAIKKKQQDVVGFLEALKVEYSQMDIACNEENRMWMRENVPEEKKPSNGIPLPPQIFNEAGYCGDYETFFDAKEDNQVYAFLGLPPPPGSKKARVEEEEAEEEAEDEEAKGEDDQPVSEEEEDVVSEEEEELLQLEEEEDEAAEAEEEGEEE; from the exons ATGGTTATTAAAGTTTTCCTCGCATCTTCATCTGGATCGACAGCG ATCAAGAAGAAGCAGCAGGATGTAGTAGGGTTCCTGGAAGCCCTCAAGGTGGAATATTCTCAGATGGACATTGCCTGCAATGAGGAGAACCGCATGTGGATGAGGGAGAACGTTCCTGAGGAGAAAAAGCCCAGCAATGGGATTCCACTGCCCCCTCAGATCTTCAATGAAGCCGGCTACTGTGGG GATTATGAGACGTTCTTCGATGCCAAAGAAGACAACCAGGTGTATGCCTTCCTgggcctgcctcctcctccagggtccaAG aAGGCCCgtgtagaggaggaagaggctgag GAAGAAGCAGAGGATGAAGAGGCAAAG GGAGAAGACGATCAGCCGGTCTCTGAG gaggaagaggatgtggTGTCGGAG GAGGAAGAAGAGCTGCTGCAGCTTGAG GAGGAAGAAGACGAGGCGGCAGAAGCAGAG gaagagggggaagaggagtaA
- the sh3bgr gene encoding SH3 domain-binding glutamic acid-rich protein isoform X6: MVIKVFLASSSGSTAIKKKQQDVVGFLEALKVEYSQMDIACNEENRMWMRENVPEEKKPSNGIPLPPQIFNEAGYCGDYETFFDAKEDNQVYAFLGLPPPPGSKEALQAEKALIVENGNDAEEHPDDDTLKKEIPAEECNGGVHGEEEVTEEILSEEGGEVEESGGAEEKAAEEAEGKAAEDETAEDGAAEDETAEDGAAEDEAAEDEAAEDEAAEDEAAEDEEAEESAEDTEEASEDTKARVEEEEAEEEAEDEEAKGEDDQPVSEEEEDEAAEAEEEGEEE, from the exons ATGGTTATTAAAGTTTTCCTCGCATCTTCATCTGGATCGACAGCG ATCAAGAAGAAGCAGCAGGATGTAGTAGGGTTCCTGGAAGCCCTCAAGGTGGAATATTCTCAGATGGACATTGCCTGCAATGAGGAGAACCGCATGTGGATGAGGGAGAACGTTCCTGAGGAGAAAAAGCCCAGCAATGGGATTCCACTGCCCCCTCAGATCTTCAATGAAGCCGGCTACTGTGGG GATTATGAGACGTTCTTCGATGCCAAAGAAGACAACCAGGTGTATGCCTTCCTgggcctgcctcctcctccagggtccaAG GAAGCCCTACAGGCTGAAAAGGCTCTTATCGTTGAGAATGGGAATGATGCAGAGGAGCACCCTGATGATGACACACTC AAAAAAGAAATTCCGGCAGAGGAGTGTAACGGAGGAGtacatggagaggaggaggtaacAGAAGAGATACTatcagaggagggaggtgaagtggaggagagtggaggcgcTGAAGAGAAGGCTGCTGAGGAGGCAGAAGGCAAGGCGGCAGAAGACGAGACAGCAGAAGACGGGGCGGCAGAAGACGAGACGGCAGAAGACGGGGCGGCAGAAGACGAGGCGGCAGAAGACGAGGCGGCAGAAGACGAGGCGGCAGAAGACGAGGCGGCAGAAGACGAGGAGGCCGAGGAATCAGCCGAAGACACAGAGGAAGCGTCAGAAGACACT aAGGCCCgtgtagaggaggaagaggctgag GAAGAAGCAGAGGATGAAGAGGCAAAG GGAGAAGACGATCAGCCGGTCTCTGAG GAGGAAGAAGACGAGGCGGCAGAAGCAGAG gaagagggggaagaggagtaA